The following coding sequences lie in one Streptomyces sp. NBC_00510 genomic window:
- a CDS encoding GntR family transcriptional regulator has protein sequence MDLLAGAAPTPIPSRTQVVLETIKHGILTGQLKPGQALVEAELAAQFGVSKTPVREALKTLAGTGLVVMSQYKGVTVRTVDAEMARQVYDVRLLLEPEALRRTVTHRAPLDAARDALSRADEAGDRADRSLANREFHRALYTPCGNPLLARMLDDVRDQAALVSAVVWQETPSWEQEAREHREILAHALDGDADGAARLLHDHIASFVARAFPEGPDGGEGTAR, from the coding sequence ATGGACCTGCTCGCCGGCGCCGCGCCGACGCCGATTCCGTCCCGTACCCAGGTTGTGCTGGAAACGATCAAGCACGGGATACTGACCGGGCAGCTGAAGCCCGGTCAGGCACTCGTGGAGGCCGAGCTGGCCGCGCAGTTCGGGGTGTCGAAGACGCCCGTGCGGGAGGCGCTCAAGACGCTGGCCGGCACCGGGCTGGTCGTGATGAGCCAGTACAAGGGCGTGACCGTGCGGACCGTGGACGCGGAGATGGCGCGTCAGGTGTACGACGTGCGCCTGCTGCTGGAGCCCGAGGCGCTGCGCCGTACCGTCACGCACCGCGCCCCGCTGGACGCCGCGCGGGACGCGCTGTCGCGGGCCGACGAGGCGGGGGACCGGGCCGACCGGTCGCTCGCCAACCGGGAGTTCCACCGGGCGCTGTACACGCCATGCGGCAACCCCCTGCTGGCCCGGATGCTCGACGACGTGCGGGACCAGGCGGCCCTGGTCTCGGCGGTGGTCTGGCAGGAGACCCCGTCGTGGGAGCAGGAGGCCCGCGAGCACCGGGAGATCCTGGCGCATGCCCTCGACGGGGACGCGGACGGCGCCGCGCGGCTGCTCCACGACCACATCGCGAGCTTCGTGGCCCGGGCGTTCCCCGAGGGCCCGGACGGCGGCGAAGGAACGGCCCGCTGA
- a CDS encoding dihydrodipicolinate synthase family protein — MSFAEQSSALADVVAIPVTPFGADGGVERTAYRALLRRLLDSGVRTVTPNGNTGEFYALDPAERRLVVELTMAEADPDTQVVVGVGHDVPTAVAAARHARDAGAQMVMVHQPIHPYVSPEGWVDYHRAIAEAVPETGVVPYVRNAVLDGGLIARLGELCPNVVGVKYAVPDAARFAAVARDAGLDRFTWVAGLAELYAPAYWAVGARGFTSGLVNVAPRVSQEMLRALRDGDYAAAMKVWEQIREFEDLRAEQQSANNVSVVKEALAVLGLCRRDVRPPSRLLTGGRRERVAALVAGWDV, encoded by the coding sequence ATGTCATTCGCAGAGCAGTCGTCGGCGCTCGCCGATGTCGTGGCGATCCCGGTGACCCCGTTCGGCGCGGACGGGGGCGTGGAGCGCACCGCGTACCGGGCGTTGCTGCGCAGACTGCTCGACAGCGGGGTGCGGACGGTCACGCCGAACGGCAACACCGGGGAGTTCTACGCCCTCGACCCGGCCGAGCGGCGGCTGGTCGTCGAGCTGACGATGGCCGAGGCGGACCCGGACACCCAGGTCGTGGTGGGCGTCGGCCACGACGTGCCGACCGCGGTGGCCGCCGCGCGGCACGCACGTGATGCCGGGGCGCAGATGGTGATGGTGCACCAGCCGATCCACCCGTACGTGTCCCCGGAGGGCTGGGTGGACTACCACCGGGCCATCGCGGAGGCCGTCCCGGAGACCGGGGTCGTCCCGTACGTCCGCAACGCGGTGCTGGACGGCGGGCTGATCGCGCGCCTCGGCGAGCTGTGCCCGAACGTCGTCGGGGTGAAGTACGCGGTGCCGGACGCCGCCCGCTTCGCGGCGGTGGCCCGGGACGCGGGGCTGGACCGCTTCACCTGGGTCGCGGGCCTCGCCGAGCTGTACGCCCCCGCGTACTGGGCGGTCGGCGCGCGAGGCTTCACCTCGGGTCTGGTCAACGTCGCGCCCCGGGTGTCCCAGGAGATGCTGCGCGCGCTGCGCGACGGCGACTACGCGGCGGCGATGAAGGTGTGGGAGCAGATCAGGGAGTTCGAGGACCTGCGGGCCGAACAGCAGTCCGCCAACAACGTGTCGGTGGTCAAGGAGGCGCTGGCGGTGCTGGGACTGTGCCGCCGCGACGTGCGCCCGCCCAGCCGCCTGCTGACCGGGGGCCGGCGCGAGCGGGTGGCCGCGCTCGTCGCCGGCTGGGACGTGTGA
- the araD gene encoding L-arabinonate dehydratase, translated as MKKPEELRSHQWYGTDGLRSFSHRARTRQLGYLPEEHLGKPVIAVLNTWSDINPCHVHLRDRAQAVKRGVWQAGGFPLEFPVATLSETYQKPTPMLYRNLLAMETEELLRSYPVDGAVLMGGCDKSTPALLMGAASAGLPAVFVPAGPMLPGHWRTEVLGSGTDMWKYWDDKRAGLIGDCEMAELESGLARSPGHCMTMGTASTLTAAAEALGMTMPGASSIPAVDSGHDRMAAASGMRIVDLVREDLRPSAILTREAYEDAVATVLALGGSTNAVIHLIAMAGRSGVPLTLDDFDRIARTVPVLANLRPGGRHLMEDFHFAGGLPGFLTRLRDAGVLHLDRPTVAHATLREQLAGALVHDEDVIRPLDRPLAAEGGVAVLRGNLCPDGAVIKHIAAEPHLLKHTGPAVVFDDYRTLQRTIDDPALGITEDSVLVLRGSGPLGGPGMPEYGMLPLPDHLLKKGVRDMVRISDARMSGTSYGACVLHVAPESHVGGPLALVRTGDPITLDVQARTLRLEVDDAELERRRAQWQAPPPRYGRGYGALYQDQITQADTGCDFRFLARPGEVPEPYAG; from the coding sequence ATGAAGAAGCCGGAAGAGCTCCGCAGCCACCAGTGGTACGGGACGGACGGCCTGCGCTCGTTCAGCCACCGGGCCCGTACCCGGCAGCTGGGCTACCTGCCCGAGGAGCACCTGGGCAAGCCGGTGATCGCGGTCCTCAACACCTGGAGCGACATCAACCCCTGCCACGTCCACCTGCGCGACCGGGCCCAGGCGGTCAAGCGCGGGGTGTGGCAGGCGGGCGGCTTCCCCCTGGAGTTCCCCGTCGCGACGCTGTCGGAGACGTACCAGAAGCCGACGCCGATGCTCTACCGCAACCTGCTCGCGATGGAGACCGAGGAACTGCTGCGCTCCTACCCGGTGGACGGGGCGGTCCTGATGGGCGGTTGCGACAAGTCCACGCCCGCGCTGCTCATGGGGGCCGCGAGCGCCGGCCTGCCGGCGGTGTTCGTGCCGGCCGGGCCCATGCTGCCCGGGCACTGGCGCACCGAGGTCCTGGGTTCCGGCACCGACATGTGGAAGTACTGGGACGACAAGCGGGCCGGCCTCATCGGTGACTGCGAGATGGCCGAACTGGAGAGCGGGCTGGCCCGTTCGCCCGGCCACTGCATGACCATGGGCACCGCCTCCACGCTGACCGCCGCGGCGGAGGCGCTGGGGATGACGATGCCGGGCGCGTCGTCGATCCCCGCCGTCGACTCCGGGCACGACCGCATGGCGGCGGCCTCGGGGATGCGGATCGTGGACCTCGTGCGCGAGGACCTGCGACCGTCCGCGATCCTGACCCGCGAGGCGTACGAGGACGCGGTGGCCACGGTGCTCGCGCTGGGCGGTTCGACCAACGCCGTGATCCACCTGATCGCGATGGCCGGGCGCAGCGGTGTCCCGCTGACGCTGGACGACTTCGACCGCATCGCCCGCACGGTGCCTGTCCTGGCGAACCTCCGGCCGGGCGGCCGCCACCTGATGGAGGACTTCCACTTCGCGGGCGGCCTCCCCGGGTTCCTGACCCGGCTGCGGGACGCCGGTGTCCTGCACCTCGACCGGCCGACCGTCGCGCACGCCACGCTGCGCGAACAGCTCGCCGGTGCCCTCGTCCACGACGAGGACGTGATCCGCCCGCTGGACCGGCCGCTCGCGGCCGAGGGCGGCGTCGCCGTCCTGCGCGGCAACCTGTGCCCGGACGGCGCGGTCATCAAGCACATCGCCGCCGAGCCGCACCTGCTCAAGCACACCGGCCCGGCCGTGGTGTTCGACGACTACCGGACCCTGCAGCGCACCATCGACGACCCGGCGCTCGGCATCACCGAGGACAGCGTGCTCGTGCTGCGCGGCTCCGGTCCGCTCGGCGGCCCGGGCATGCCCGAGTACGGGATGCTGCCGCTGCCCGACCACCTCCTGAAGAAGGGGGTGCGGGACATGGTGCGGATCTCCGACGCCCGGATGAGCGGCACGAGTTACGGCGCGTGCGTGCTGCACGTGGCGCCCGAGTCGCACGTGGGCGGGCCGCTCGCCCTCGTCCGTACCGGCGACCCGATCACCCTGGACGTCCAGGCGCGCACCCTGCGCCTGGAGGTCGACGACGCGGAACTGGAACGCCGGCGCGCGCAGTGGCAGGCACCGCCGCCCCGCTACGGACGCGGCTACGGCGCGCTGTACCAGGACCAGATCACCCAGGCCGACACCGGCTGCGACTTCCGCTTCCTGGCCCGGCCCGGAGAAGTGCCGGAGCCCTACGCGGGCTGA
- a CDS encoding sugar ABC transporter permease, giving the protein MATAVAKPPRPPRRRPSGAARRTPYLLIAPAVLLMLGFIAYPMVSVLYYSLRDHNVTKPWRNGFAGFGNFRRILFDDPLFWQSLLFSLKWVVAEVGLQLALGLALALVVNQTFVGRGLSRALVFSPWAVSGVLTTTIWMLLYNPATGISRYLADAGIGEYGTSVLSNPDTVFPAAVLAELWRGVPFFAILILADLQSIPNELYEAASVDGAGRFRRFFHITLPHLRDAIVLSTLLRGVWEFNNVDLLYTLTGGGPAGSTTTLPLYVANTGIDGHDFGYASALTTVAFVILLFCSIVYLRLSKFGGDRT; this is encoded by the coding sequence ATGGCCACAGCCGTGGCGAAACCACCCCGGCCCCCGCGGCGCCGGCCGTCCGGCGCGGCCCGGCGCACCCCGTACCTCCTGATCGCCCCCGCCGTCCTGCTGATGCTGGGCTTCATCGCCTACCCGATGGTCAGCGTCCTCTACTACAGCCTTCGGGACCACAACGTCACCAAGCCCTGGCGGAACGGCTTCGCCGGCTTCGGCAACTTCCGGCGGATCCTCTTCGACGACCCGCTGTTCTGGCAGAGCCTGCTTTTCAGCCTCAAGTGGGTCGTCGCGGAGGTGGGGCTGCAGCTCGCCCTCGGGCTGGCGCTCGCCCTGGTCGTCAACCAGACCTTCGTGGGCCGCGGCCTGTCGCGCGCCCTGGTCTTCTCGCCGTGGGCCGTCTCCGGCGTGCTGACCACCACGATCTGGATGCTGCTGTACAACCCCGCCACCGGCATCAGCCGCTACCTGGCGGACGCCGGCATCGGCGAGTACGGCACCTCGGTGCTCTCCAATCCCGACACCGTCTTCCCGGCCGCCGTCCTGGCCGAACTGTGGCGCGGGGTGCCGTTCTTCGCCATCCTCATCCTCGCCGACCTGCAGTCCATCCCGAACGAGCTGTACGAGGCGGCCTCGGTCGACGGCGCGGGCCGCTTCCGGCGGTTCTTCCACATCACGCTGCCCCACCTGCGGGACGCCATCGTGCTGTCCACGCTGCTGCGCGGGGTGTGGGAGTTCAACAACGTCGACCTGCTCTACACGCTCACCGGCGGCGGTCCCGCCGGTTCGACGACCACGCTGCCGCTGTACGTCGCCAACACCGGCATCGACGGCCACGACTTCGGCTACGCGTCCGCGCTCACCACCGTCGCCTTCGTGATCCTCCTGTTCTGCTCCATCGTCTACCTGCGTTTGAGCAAGTTCGGGGGCGACCGCACATGA
- a CDS encoding carbohydrate ABC transporter permease, with translation MTTTVPERNGLPLPRVAPAVRPDGGGTGPRRGRRALGAGAPRWQIYLPLGLYLLFTLVPFYWMLLFALRPSGSTSLVPWPATTAHFSKVWNDLGFAVFFKNSLLIGVATLVMTTVIALLGGYALARFDFRAKRAFLLALLCSQFIPGALMLVPLFQIFSELRMIDSLWSVIVAETVFQLPLSIILISGFIRNVPVSLEEAAWVDGCGRIRAFCAVVLPLLRPGLVAVGSFAFVHSWNHFLFSLMFLSTQEKYTIPVGLSYTIGSGESVELGTLAAGGVVAAVPVVIVFAFIQKWLVTGFSAGAVKG, from the coding sequence ATGACCACCACCGTGCCGGAGAGGAACGGCCTCCCCCTGCCGCGCGTGGCGCCCGCCGTGCGCCCCGACGGCGGCGGCACCGGGCCGCGCCGCGGGCGCCGGGCGCTCGGCGCGGGTGCGCCGCGGTGGCAGATCTACCTGCCGCTCGGTCTGTACCTGCTGTTCACGCTCGTCCCCTTCTACTGGATGCTGCTGTTCGCGCTGCGCCCCTCGGGGTCCACCTCGCTGGTGCCGTGGCCGGCCACCACCGCGCACTTCTCGAAGGTGTGGAACGACCTCGGCTTCGCGGTCTTCTTCAAGAACAGCCTGCTCATCGGCGTGGCCACGCTCGTGATGACCACCGTGATCGCCCTGCTCGGCGGCTACGCGCTGGCCCGTTTCGACTTCCGCGCCAAGCGCGCCTTCCTGCTCGCCCTGCTGTGCTCGCAGTTCATCCCGGGCGCGCTCATGCTGGTGCCGCTCTTCCAGATCTTCAGCGAGCTACGCATGATCGACTCCCTGTGGAGCGTCATCGTCGCCGAGACGGTCTTCCAGCTGCCGCTGTCGATCATCCTCATCAGCGGCTTCATCAGGAACGTCCCGGTGTCGCTGGAGGAGGCCGCCTGGGTCGACGGCTGCGGCCGGATCCGGGCCTTCTGCGCGGTGGTGCTGCCGCTGCTGCGGCCGGGGCTGGTCGCGGTGGGCTCCTTCGCCTTCGTGCACAGCTGGAACCACTTCCTCTTCTCGCTGATGTTCCTCAGCACGCAGGAGAAGTACACGATCCCCGTGGGCCTCAGCTACACCATCGGCTCCGGCGAGAGCGTCGAGCTCGGAACGCTCGCCGCGGGCGGCGTCGTGGCCGCGGTGCCCGTCGTCATCGTCTTCGCCTTCATCCAGAAGTGGCTGGTCACCGGCTTCAGCGCGGGTGCGGTGAAGGGCTGA
- a CDS encoding Gfo/Idh/MocA family oxidoreductase, with protein sequence MRDASTRPAGGGPAATPPGDAPVPVVLAGARGHGAWHLENLRRLSATGLVRLAGICDTVPLAPGEPAGFPGPAHGTDLGELTARTGAGIVIVCTPLHTHTDLALAAAAQGAHVLLEKPPALSYAAYERLMAGVEASGRACQIGFQSLGSHAVAAVRALVADGAIGAVRGIGAAGNWVRDEHYFRRAAWSGLRRIGGTDVVDGVLTNPLAHAVATALALDGSERAEDVGAIELELFRANAIEADDTSALRLRTARGTVVTVTATLCAERNTEPYVVVHGDRGRVTFWYKQDRVLLQRAGHGPQEQRYGRRDLLENLVAHVRHGEDLLVPPRATGAFMKVVEAVRTAPDPVPLPDGAWRTEPGERSTRRVVTGVDGMVTAGAESLALFSELGAPWAAPNGVVRR encoded by the coding sequence GTGCGAGATGCATCCACGCGGCCCGCCGGCGGCGGCCCGGCGGCGACACCGCCCGGCGACGCGCCCGTGCCCGTCGTCCTGGCCGGGGCCCGCGGTCACGGCGCCTGGCACCTGGAGAACCTGAGGAGGCTGTCGGCCACCGGTCTGGTGCGGCTCGCCGGGATCTGCGACACCGTCCCGCTCGCACCGGGGGAACCGGCCGGGTTCCCCGGACCCGCCCACGGCACCGACCTGGGCGAACTGACCGCGCGGACCGGTGCCGGGATCGTCATCGTCTGCACCCCCCTCCACACGCACACCGACCTGGCGCTGGCCGCGGCCGCGCAGGGCGCCCACGTGCTGCTGGAGAAGCCGCCCGCGCTCTCCTACGCCGCGTACGAGCGGCTGATGGCCGGGGTCGAGGCGAGCGGGCGGGCCTGCCAGATCGGCTTCCAGTCGCTCGGCTCGCACGCCGTGGCCGCCGTGCGGGCGCTCGTCGCCGACGGCGCGATCGGCGCCGTGCGCGGCATCGGCGCCGCCGGCAACTGGGTGCGCGACGAGCACTACTTCCGCCGGGCCGCCTGGTCGGGGCTGCGCAGGATCGGCGGTACGGACGTCGTCGACGGGGTGCTCACCAACCCCCTCGCCCACGCCGTCGCCACCGCGCTCGCCCTGGACGGCAGCGAACGCGCCGAAGACGTGGGGGCGATCGAGCTGGAGCTCTTCCGGGCCAACGCCATCGAGGCCGACGACACCTCCGCCCTGCGGCTGCGCACCGCGCGGGGCACGGTCGTCACGGTCACCGCCACCCTGTGCGCCGAGCGGAACACCGAGCCGTACGTCGTCGTCCACGGCGACCGCGGCCGTGTGACGTTCTGGTACAAGCAGGACCGCGTCCTGCTGCAACGCGCCGGGCACGGCCCGCAGGAGCAGCGGTACGGGCGCAGGGACCTGCTGGAGAACCTGGTCGCGCACGTGCGGCACGGCGAGGACCTGCTCGTGCCGCCCCGCGCGACCGGCGCCTTCATGAAGGTCGTCGAGGCCGTGCGCACCGCCCCGGACCCGGTGCCGCTCCCCGACGGCGCGTGGCGCACCGAGCCCGGCGAACGGTCCACGCGACGTGTCGTCACCGGGGTCGACGGCATGGTCACCGCCGGCGCGGAGTCCCTGGCCCTCTTCTCCGAGCTGGGCGCCCCGTGGGCCGCACCGAACGGGGTGGTCCGGCGATGA
- a CDS encoding PmoA family protein — MTATVLRAAGRTVGRYVHRPELPGRLAPRPYLHPLTTLAGVPVTEFMPGDHLHHLGVSVAVPDVDGRNFWGGRTYVRDRGPAELDDHGVQEHLGLLRGGPDGFTEELSWRTGDRELLRERRTVTARALGEGCWALDVTFALANPGDRELTLGSPATNGRPGAGYGGFFWRAPTEPERARVFTAVAEGEEAVHGRAADWLALSGEGWTLVFAGATAGTRRDPWFVRTAEYPGVGSSLAWARRLPVPAGGTVTRRIVTAVADGRLGPAQAGALARRLVEGSG, encoded by the coding sequence ATGACGGCCACCGTGCTGCGCGCCGCGGGACGCACCGTCGGACGGTACGTCCACCGCCCCGAGCTGCCCGGGCGGCTCGCCCCGCGCCCGTACCTGCACCCGCTGACCACCCTGGCCGGGGTGCCCGTCACCGAGTTCATGCCCGGCGACCACCTCCACCACCTCGGGGTGAGCGTCGCCGTCCCCGACGTCGACGGGCGCAACTTCTGGGGCGGGCGCACCTACGTCCGCGACCGGGGCCCGGCCGAGCTGGACGACCACGGCGTCCAGGAGCACCTGGGCCTGCTCCGTGGCGGCCCGGACGGCTTCACCGAGGAGCTGTCCTGGCGCACCGGGGACCGCGAACTGCTCCGCGAGCGAAGGACGGTCACGGCCCGCGCGCTCGGCGAGGGCTGCTGGGCGCTCGACGTCACCTTCGCGCTGGCCAACCCCGGCGACCGGGAGCTGACCCTCGGCAGTCCCGCCACCAACGGCCGTCCCGGCGCCGGTTACGGCGGCTTCTTCTGGCGGGCGCCCACCGAGCCGGAGCGGGCACGGGTGTTCACGGCCGTCGCGGAGGGCGAGGAGGCCGTGCACGGCCGGGCGGCCGACTGGCTGGCCCTCTCCGGCGAGGGCTGGACGCTGGTCTTCGCCGGGGCGACCGCCGGGACCCGCCGCGACCCGTGGTTCGTGCGCACCGCCGAGTACCCGGGCGTCGGCTCCTCCCTCGCCTGGGCGCGGCGGCTGCCCGTCCCCGCCGGCGGCACCGTGACCCGGCGGATCGTCACCGCCGTCGCCGACGGGCGCCTCGGACCCGCGCAGGCCGGCGCGCTGGCCCGCCGCCTCGTCGAGGGGAGCGGCTGA
- a CDS encoding sugar ABC transporter substrate-binding protein yields the protein MRAPKGRGARLAAAVAAVSALALSASACGTDGKGSSGSEGSGKGTVTFWDNNGGVRTEVWKEIISRFEKKNPDVKVKYVGVAAADVQSKYDTAIAGGKGLPDVGGVGTAMLASLVAQGALDPVTDRIDDSPLKGRFDPNLVKSVQVAGGGDELFSVPTSANMGVLWYRTDLFEAAGVPAPTTWDAFFTATEKLTDRKSNEFGFTFRGGAGSIAQALDMMYGQSGIDSFWNGDTTTVNDPKNVAALEKYVALYKKTTPEADLNNDFTKMVAEFDNGKIGILQHNLGSYQNHLDALGQDKFAGVAMPVDAAGVRTTVSNPVDGLGLFKSSGNKEAAWKFIEFAASAEANSLWNESAGAIPSNTEAQDDDWIASAGATKIAIEALTDPKTKIVQLPYYLPDWNTLSKADSEPEFQKVVLGRLSAKDFLDALAGKLNAAQADWKKHTS from the coding sequence ATGAGAGCACCGAAGGGCCGCGGAGCGCGCCTCGCCGCCGCCGTCGCGGCCGTCTCCGCACTGGCGCTGAGCGCGTCCGCCTGCGGCACCGACGGCAAGGGCAGCTCGGGCAGCGAGGGCAGCGGCAAGGGCACCGTCACCTTCTGGGACAACAACGGCGGTGTCCGCACCGAGGTGTGGAAGGAGATCATCTCCCGCTTCGAGAAGAAGAACCCGGACGTCAAGGTGAAGTACGTCGGGGTCGCCGCCGCCGACGTGCAGTCCAAGTACGACACCGCCATCGCGGGCGGCAAGGGCCTGCCCGACGTGGGCGGCGTGGGCACCGCGATGCTCGCGAGCCTGGTGGCGCAGGGCGCGCTCGACCCGGTGACCGACCGCATCGACGACAGCCCCCTGAAGGGCAGGTTCGACCCCAACCTGGTCAAGAGCGTGCAGGTGGCGGGCGGCGGCGACGAGCTGTTCTCGGTGCCGACCTCCGCGAACATGGGCGTCCTGTGGTACCGCACCGACCTGTTCGAGGCCGCGGGGGTGCCGGCGCCCACCACCTGGGACGCGTTCTTCACGGCGACGGAGAAGCTGACGGACCGGAAGAGCAACGAGTTCGGCTTCACCTTCCGCGGCGGCGCCGGCTCGATCGCCCAGGCCCTGGACATGATGTACGGGCAGTCGGGCATCGACAGCTTCTGGAACGGCGACACGACCACCGTCAACGACCCGAAGAACGTGGCGGCGCTGGAGAAGTACGTCGCGCTGTACAAGAAGACCACGCCCGAGGCCGACCTCAACAACGACTTCACCAAGATGGTCGCCGAGTTCGACAACGGGAAGATCGGCATCCTCCAGCACAACCTGGGCTCCTACCAGAACCACCTGGACGCCCTCGGCCAGGACAAGTTCGCGGGCGTGGCCATGCCGGTGGACGCGGCGGGGGTGCGCACCACGGTCTCCAACCCGGTGGACGGGCTCGGTCTGTTCAAGAGCTCAGGGAACAAGGAGGCCGCCTGGAAGTTCATCGAGTTCGCCGCCTCCGCGGAGGCGAACAGCCTGTGGAACGAGTCGGCCGGGGCCATCCCGTCCAACACCGAGGCGCAGGACGACGACTGGATCGCCTCCGCCGGGGCCACCAAGATCGCCATCGAGGCGCTCACCGACCCCAAGACGAAGATCGTCCAGCTGCCGTACTACCTGCCGGACTGGAACACCCTCAGCAAGGCCGACAGCGAACCGGAGTTCCAGAAGGTCGTCCTCGGCCGGCTGAGCGCCAAGGACTTCCTCGACGCCCTCGCCGGGAAGCTCAACGCCGCGCAGGCGGACTGGAAGAAGCACACCTCCTGA
- a CDS encoding pectate lyase yields the protein MRRFVCHARVIPALVGCTTLALALTAPAAAQAAPRGAALGRAVLPAGDGWASAGGGTRGGSAADAAHVFTVRNRAELVAALGDGDGTPRIVRVKGVIDVNTADDGTPLDCADYATDGYTLDGYLAAYDPAVWGTDREPSGPLEDARAASQKVQAERVQVRVGSRTTLVGLGRGATLRGGNLMVQDADDVIIRNLSFENAADCFPAWDPTDGDTGNWNSEYDNLSVVGSTHVWVDHNTFSDGDEPDTTLPTYFGRVFQKHDGLFDVIKGSDLVTGSWNVFRDHGKTSLIGNSDSAAATDAGRLRVTLHHNLYRNVTERAPRVRFGQVDVYNNHYVATADSGYAYGYSLGVGVQSQLVAEANAFTLPAGVDRATVIKKWKGTALTEDGNLVNGRPVDLLAVHNAGVPAEQLGDDAGWTPALRARVDRAGAVPHVVDCHAGSGRL from the coding sequence ATGCGCAGATTTGTGTGTCATGCACGCGTCATTCCTGCTCTGGTGGGCTGCACGACGCTCGCCCTCGCCCTCACCGCTCCGGCCGCGGCTCAGGCCGCCCCGCGCGGGGCCGCCCTCGGCCGTGCCGTACTGCCCGCCGGCGACGGCTGGGCCTCGGCCGGCGGGGGCACCAGGGGAGGCTCGGCCGCCGACGCCGCCCACGTCTTCACCGTGCGCAACCGCGCCGAACTGGTCGCCGCCCTCGGCGACGGCGACGGCACCCCCCGGATCGTCCGGGTCAAGGGCGTCATCGACGTCAACACCGCCGACGACGGCACCCCGCTGGACTGCGCGGACTACGCCACCGACGGCTACACGCTCGACGGCTACCTCGCCGCCTACGACCCCGCGGTGTGGGGCACCGACCGCGAGCCGTCCGGCCCGCTCGAGGACGCGCGTGCCGCCTCGCAGAAGGTCCAGGCGGAACGCGTCCAGGTGCGGGTCGGCTCCCGCACCACCCTCGTCGGCCTCGGCCGGGGCGCCACCCTCCGCGGCGGCAACCTCATGGTCCAGGACGCCGACGACGTCATCATCCGCAACCTGTCCTTCGAGAACGCCGCCGACTGCTTCCCCGCCTGGGACCCCACCGACGGCGACACCGGAAACTGGAACTCCGAGTACGACAACCTCAGCGTGGTCGGCTCCACGCACGTGTGGGTGGACCACAACACCTTCTCCGACGGCGACGAGCCCGACACGACCCTGCCCACGTACTTCGGCCGCGTCTTCCAGAAGCACGACGGCCTCTTCGACGTCATCAAGGGCTCCGACCTCGTCACCGGGTCCTGGAACGTCTTCCGGGACCACGGCAAGACCTCGCTCATCGGCAACAGCGACAGCGCCGCCGCCACCGACGCGGGCAGACTGCGCGTCACCCTCCACCACAACCTCTACCGGAACGTCACCGAGCGCGCCCCGCGCGTCCGCTTCGGCCAGGTCGACGTCTACAACAACCACTACGTGGCGACCGCGGACTCCGGCTACGCCTACGGCTACAGCCTCGGTGTCGGCGTCCAGTCGCAGCTCGTGGCGGAGGCCAACGCCTTCACCCTGCCCGCGGGCGTCGACCGCGCCACGGTCATCAAGAAGTGGAAGGGCACCGCCCTCACCGAGGACGGCAACCTCGTCAACGGCCGCCCCGTCGACCTGCTCGCCGTCCACAACGCGGGCGTCCCCGCCGAGCAGCTCGGCGACGACGCGGGGTGGACCCCGGCCCTGCGCGCCCGGGTCGACCGTGCGGGCGCCGTACCGCACGTCGTCGACTGCCACGCGGGCAGCGGAAGGCTCTGA